From Pigmentibacter ruber, a single genomic window includes:
- a CDS encoding sigma-54-dependent transcriptional regulator — protein MSEVRPVGLFDLDSPNYGTHQGNNALEGRSIHPNTVPSEADNRISEEEMLRHYPTRDEKVFKLLEVARTIAPTKVPILITGESGTGKETFAKAIHIAGGRERGRFIVANSSNIPANFFEMELFTTQRSSHDYNQGAINRPIETCSLMLDEVTELDSAMQLKLLRILKEQDINKGAIRRGTAADARIIACSHKNIQDEVNAQRFRNDLFFKLHVIHLEIPSLRQRLVDIDFYSEIFLREFNIQFSKNVQLSPTAKQALRTYTWPGNTRELRNVIQRSVLLSTRDYIGVEELHLMRANSRTEVAMGEPLPQVTLMELEQRLILQTLRRMNGNRTHTAKALGISLRALRYKLNELVECGYEVEGKNV, from the coding sequence ATGAGTGAAGTGCGTCCTGTGGGATTGTTTGACTTAGATTCCCCAAATTACGGAACACATCAAGGTAACAATGCTTTAGAAGGGCGTAGTATTCATCCAAATACAGTTCCTTCAGAAGCTGACAATAGAATTTCTGAAGAAGAAATGCTCCGTCATTATCCCACTCGAGATGAAAAAGTATTTAAATTACTTGAGGTAGCAAGAACTATTGCTCCAACAAAAGTGCCAATTTTGATAACAGGTGAGAGTGGTACTGGAAAAGAAACATTTGCAAAAGCAATTCATATTGCTGGAGGAAGAGAAAGAGGGCGTTTTATTGTTGCGAACAGCTCAAATATTCCTGCAAATTTCTTCGAGATGGAGCTCTTTACGACACAACGTAGTTCACATGACTATAATCAGGGTGCAATAAATAGACCAATTGAAACTTGTTCACTTATGCTTGATGAAGTAACAGAATTAGATTCTGCTATGCAATTAAAACTTCTAAGAATATTGAAAGAACAAGATATCAATAAAGGGGCTATAAGAAGAGGAACTGCTGCGGACGCAAGAATAATTGCTTGTAGTCATAAAAATATTCAAGATGAAGTAAATGCACAAAGATTTAGAAATGATTTATTTTTTAAACTTCATGTGATTCATTTAGAGATTCCATCTTTAAGACAAAGATTAGTTGATATAGATTTTTATTCTGAAATATTTTTAAGAGAATTTAATATTCAATTCTCTAAAAATGTTCAATTATCACCAACAGCAAAACAAGCATTAAGAACTTATACTTGGCCAGGGAATACAAGAGAGCTTAGAAATGTTATTCAACGTTCTGTTTTATTGTCTACAAGAGACTATATTGGTGTTGAAGAACTTCATTTAATGCGTGCAAATAGTCGTACAGAAGTTGCTATGGGTGAACCATTACCGCAAGTTACTTTAATGGAACTTGAGCAAAGACTTATATTACAAACATTAAGAAGAATGAATGGTAACAGAACCCATACTGCGAAAGCACTTGGAATTTCTTTAAGAGCTTTGCGCTATAAACTTAATGAATTAGTTGAGTGCGGTTATGAAGTAGAGGGGAAAAATGTATGA
- the flgB gene encoding flagellar basal body rod protein FlgB translates to MSTVIGNQIFGKPDAVLEESLNQRLKRQNVNVANITNSLTPGYRALGFDFEKQLQAAIGSDKDLIMKVSDSRHIKAPGMGADGVLKPDMYVKPTESIGNDGNTVDVDQEMTEVAGNQIIYKATIETLNRKLGMLRYAINGGK, encoded by the coding sequence ATGAGTACCGTAATTGGGAACCAAATATTTGGTAAACCCGATGCTGTTCTTGAAGAAAGTTTAAACCAAAGATTAAAAAGACAAAACGTTAATGTTGCTAATATTACAAATTCTCTTACACCAGGATATAGAGCGCTTGGATTTGATTTTGAAAAACAACTCCAAGCAGCAATTGGATCAGACAAAGACTTAATAATGAAAGTAAGTGATTCAAGGCATATTAAAGCCCCTGGAATGGGAGCAGATGGAGTTTTAAAACCTGATATGTATGTAAAACCAACAGAAAGTATAGGAAATGATGGGAATACTGTTGATGTCGATCAGGAAATGACTGAAGTTGCAGGAAATCAAATTATTTATAAAGCAACAATAGAAACATTAAATAGAAAATTAGGAATGTTACGTTATGCAATTAATGGCGGAAAGTAA